The following proteins come from a genomic window of Malus domestica chromosome 02, GDT2T_hap1:
- the LOC103426815 gene encoding probable NAD(P)H dehydrogenase (quinone) FQR1-like 2: MGKGGGCIPSKKKVPSGARNPDSTSHASAAPISTDGNPNSAPRPNDDVVVAQSQPNPDPVPKLRIFIVFYSMYGHVEGLARRMKKGVDGVEGAEGLLYRVPETLPAEVLEAMKAPPKDPEIPEISAAELAAADGVLFGFPTRFGSMAAQMKAFFDSTGQLWKEQSLAGKPGGFFVSTGTQGGGQETTLWTAITQLAHHGMLFVPVGYTFGAGMFKMDTVRGGSPYGAGVFAGDGTRGPSETELALAEHQGKYMASVVKKLA; the protein is encoded by the exons ATGGGGAAGGGCGGGGGCTGCATCCCAAGCAAGAAGAAAGTCCCCTCCGGCGCCAGAAATCCAGACTCCACCAGCCATGCCTCCGCGGCGCCGATTTCCACTGACGGCAATCCGAATTCCGCTCCCAGGCCAAATGACGACGTTGTCGTCGCCCAATCGCAACCGAATCCCGACCCGGTTCCGAAACTGAGGATATTCATTGTGTTCTACTCGATGTACGGGCACGTGGAGGGGCTGGCGCGGCGGATGAAGAAGGGGGTTGACGGCGTGGAGGGGGCGGAGGGACTGCTGTACCGGGTGCCCGAGACGCTGCCGGCTGAGGTTTTGGAGGCTATGAAGGCGCCGCCGAAGGACCCTGAAATTCCTGAGATATCTGCGGCGGAGTTGGCGGCTGCGGACGGGGTTTTGTTTGGGTTTCCGACGAGGTTCGGGAGCATGGCGGCGCAGATGAAGGCGTTTTTCGACTCGACTGGGCAGTTGTGGAAGGAGCAGAGCCTGGCTGGGAAGCCTGGTGGGTTTTTTGTGAGTACCGGGACTCAAGGCGGCGGCCAAGAAACCACCCT ATGGACGGCAATCACCCAGTTAGCACACCATGGAATGCTGTTTGTTCCTGTTGGGTATACTTTTGGAGCTGGCATGTTTAAGATGGACACTGTACGAGGTGGCTCTCCATATGGCGCCGGTGTCTTTGCTGGTGACGGCACAAGAGGGCCAAGTGAAACTGAGCTGGCGCTTGCAGAGCATCAGGGGAAGTATATGGCATCAGTAGTCAAGAAGCTTGCATAA
- the LOC103426814 gene encoding aminopeptidase P1-like, with protein sequence MADTLSALRSLMASHSPPLDALVVPSEDYHQSEYVSARDKRREFVSGFTGSAGLALITKNEARLWTDGRYFLQATQELSDQWQLMRMGEDPTVDVWMADNLPQESAIGIDPWCVSINTAQLWERAFAKKQQKLVQTNTNFVDEVWKNQPPAEINPVIVHPLEYAGRSVADKLKCLREKIVQENARGIIISALDEVAWAYNIRGTDVAYNPVVHAFAIVTSNSAFLYVDKRKVSSEVNSYLEENGIEVREYKAVSSDVALLASNQLKPSSTVKGTEAEKPNGGNKVEETDNDLIWADPGSCCYALYSRLNPEKVILQPSPLALAKALKNPVELEGLKKAHIRDGVAVVQYLVWLDKQAQEIYGASGFFLEGEATDKKNQTKTAKLTEVTVSDKLEGFRASKENFRGLSFPTISSVGPNAAIIHYSPEAETCAEFDPDSIYLFDSGAQYLDGTTDITRTVHFGKPSAHEKACYTAVLKGHLGLGTARFPNGTNGNALDILARVPLWKSGLDYRHGTGHGVGSYLNVHEGPHLISFRPHARNVPLQVSMTVTDEPGYYEDGKFGIRLENVLVINKADTKFNFGDKGYLQFEHITWAPYQRKLIDLSLLVPEELEWINTYHSKCRDILAPYLDESEKAWLKKATEPISV encoded by the exons ATGGCGGACACTCTTAGTGCTCTGAGGTCTCTAATGGCGTCCCACTCTCCGCCTCTCGACGCCTTGGTCGTTCCTTCCGAAGATTATCACCAG AGTGAGTATGTTTCGGCACGAGACAAACGGCGTGAGTTCGTTTCCGGCTTCACCGGGAGTGCTG GTCTGGCATTAATAACAAAGAACGAAGCACGGCTATGGACGGATGGTCGGTACTTTTTGCAGGCAACGCAAGAACTCAGTGACCAGTGGCAGCTTATGCGAATGGGAGAAGACCCGACCGTCGATGTCTGGATGGCAGAT AATCTACCCCAAGAGTCAGCCATTGGTATTGATCCTTGGTGTGTGTCAATAAACACCGCGCAACTATGGGAGCGTGCCTTTGCCAAGAAACAACAGAAGTTGGTTCAGACTAACACAAATTTCGTAGACGAAGTTTGGAAAAATCAGCCTCCGGCAGAAATTAATCCCGTCATTGTACATCCTTTGGAATATGCTGGTCGTTCAGTTGCGGATAAGTTGAAGTGTTTAAGAGAAAAAATCGTACAAGAGAATGCTCGTGGTATAATCATCTCAGCGCTTGATGAG GTTGCTTGGGCGTATAATATTCGGGGCACTGATGTTGCCTACAATCCAGTTGTTCATGCATTTGCTATCGTGACATCCAACTCGGCTTTCCTTTATGTGGACAAAAGGAAGGTTTCTTCTGAG GTAAACTCTTACTTGGAAGAAAATGGGATCGAAGTTCGGGAATATAAAGCAGTGAGCTCAGATGTTGCCTTGCTTGCATCTAATCAGCTCAAACCTTCATCTACAGTTAAAGGAACTGAAGCTGAAAAGCCTAATGGTGGAAACAAAGTAGAAGAAACAGATAATGACCTCATATGGGCTGACCCTGGTTCATGCTGTTATGCTTTGTATTCAAGACTAAACCCCGAAAAAGTTATCTTGCAGCCGTCGCCTTTGGCCCTAGCAAAAGCTCTAAAG AACCCGGTCGAGTTGGAAGGGTTAAAGAAAGCTCATATCCGGGATGGAGTAGCTGTTGTGCAATATCTTGTATGGTTGGATAAGCAG GCGCAGGAGATATATGGGGCTTCCGGCTTCTTTTTGGAGGGGGAGGCAACAGATAAGAAAAACCAAAC GAAAACTGCAAAGCTAACCGAGGTGACTGTAAGTGATAAACTGGAGGGCTTTCGAGCATCAAAAGAG AACTTTAGAGGTTTGAGTTTTCCGACTATTTCATCTGTTGGCCCAAATGCGGCAATCATTCATTATTCACCGGAAGCAGAAACTTGTGCTGAGTTTGATCCAGACAGCATCTATCTTTTTGACTCTGGGGCACAG TATCTTGATGGAACAACTGACATAACACGGACGGTTCATTTTGGAAAACCTTCAGCTCATGAGAAGGCATGCTATACGGCA GTCCTCAAGGGTCATTTAGGTCTCGGGACTGCTCGATTTCCTAATGGAACCAATG GAAATGCGCTTGACATTCTTGCTCGAGTTCCTTTGTGGAAGAGTGGTCTTGATTATCGACATGGTACTGGTCATGGGGTTGGGTCTTATCTAAATGTTCATGAAG GTCCACATTTAATTAGTTTCAGACCACATGCTCGAAATGTCCCACTGCAAGTTTCCATGACTGTAACAGATG AACCTGGATACTACGAGGACGGGAAATTTGGTATAAGATTGGAGAACGTGCTTGTTATCAACAAAGCTGATACAAAGTTCAACTTTGGTGACAAGGGTTACTTGCAATTTGAGCATATAACATGG GCACCATACCAGAGAAAGTTGATCGACTTGAGCCTTTTAGTACCTGAAGAATTGGAATGGATCAACACCTACCATTCCAAATGTAGGGATATTCTGGCTCCATACTTAGATGAAtctgagaaggcatggctgaaAAAAGCCACCGAACCCATAAGCGTGTGA
- the LOC139191106 gene encoding uncharacterized protein, whose product MVNLAMLEYAALDIIGKNYLTWVLDTKIHLEAGNLGDTIREESNSSSQDWAKAMIFIRRHLDEALKSEYLMVEDLITSQMKLCGDTIIEEMLLEKTYSTFHANNVLLQQQYRVRGYTEYNQLISVLLVAE is encoded by the exons atggtgaaCTTGGCGATGCTTGAATatgctgccctggacattatcgggaagaattaccttacctgggtactggataccaagatccatctggaagcagggaatcttggagataccatcagAGAAGAAAGCAACTCATCCTCTCAAGATTGGGCGaaggccatgatctttattcgcCGTCATCTTGACGAGGCATTAAAGAGCGAGTACTTAATGGTTGAAGATCT gattacctctcagatgaagctcTGTGGGGATACCATTATTGAGGAAATGTTGCTAGAAAAGACTTACAGCACATTTCATGCCAATAACGTGCTCCTGCAGCAGCAGTATAGAGTGCGAGGCTacactgaatacaaccagctgatatctgtgctcctggtagctgaatag